The Peribacillus simplex genome contains a region encoding:
- a CDS encoding amidohydrolase: MTISNVELENYLLEFRRDLHMTPELSNQEFETTKKIKEALQSQDIKILDFPLKTGVVAEIKGSKPGPTIALRSDIDALPILEQSEVDFPSRHNGVMHACGHDFHTSVILGTAFLLKKEERDLSGTIRLIFQPAEETGHGASAVMETGVLDDVDVIFGLHNDPTLQVGELGTKHGALTAGVDRFEVHVKATGSHAAKPEEGNDPIIITGHIISTLQTIISRNVAPKETAVLSITQIHSGSTWNVIPDRAYLEGTVRTFSKTQREFIQKRMKQVLHGISETFNANVELSWHPGPPSVDNTPEWADLALQVGDTAGYTTKTLEASSIGEDFAFYQEKIPGAFVMIGSGGPYDLHHPKFIVDETALFPAASYFRLLALEALKKITK; this comes from the coding sequence TTGACCATAAGCAATGTAGAATTGGAAAATTATCTATTGGAATTCAGACGCGATCTTCATATGACACCTGAATTATCAAACCAAGAATTTGAAACGACTAAAAAAATTAAAGAAGCGCTTCAATCTCAAGATATTAAGATACTTGATTTCCCATTGAAAACTGGTGTCGTAGCTGAGATAAAAGGGAGTAAGCCGGGACCTACGATAGCGCTTCGCTCCGATATTGATGCTTTACCAATTTTGGAGCAATCTGAGGTGGACTTTCCTTCAAGGCACAACGGCGTGATGCATGCATGCGGTCATGATTTTCACACTTCCGTCATTTTGGGGACTGCTTTTTTATTAAAAAAGGAAGAAAGAGATCTTTCCGGAACGATTCGTTTGATTTTTCAACCTGCGGAGGAAACGGGACATGGTGCAAGTGCTGTAATGGAAACCGGTGTGCTGGATGATGTGGATGTGATTTTTGGCCTTCATAATGATCCGACATTGCAAGTTGGGGAGCTAGGGACAAAACATGGCGCACTGACAGCGGGGGTCGATCGCTTTGAAGTGCATGTTAAAGCAACTGGCTCACATGCGGCCAAACCGGAAGAGGGAAATGATCCGATTATCATAACAGGACATATTATCTCAACGTTGCAAACCATCATCAGCCGCAATGTGGCACCAAAAGAGACTGCGGTTTTGAGCATCACTCAAATTCATAGTGGCTCAACGTGGAATGTTATCCCGGATCGTGCATATTTGGAAGGAACCGTCCGCACCTTCAGTAAAACTCAACGAGAGTTCATCCAGAAACGCATGAAACAAGTCCTGCACGGTATAAGTGAAACTTTCAATGCAAATGTTGAATTATCCTGGCATCCTGGCCCCCCATCAGTTGATAATACGCCTGAATGGGCAGATTTGGCGCTTCAGGTTGGAGACACAGCAGGTTACACGACAAAAACGTTAGAAGCCAGCTCCATAGGGGAAGACTTCGCTTTTTACCAAGAAAAAATACCAGGTGCTTTCGTAATGATAGGGTCGGGCGGTCCATATGACCTGCATCATCCTAAGTTTATAGTAGATGAAACGGCACTTTTTCCAGCTGCTTCATATTTCCGCTTATTGGCTTTAGAAGCGTTAAAAAAAATCACTAAATGA
- a CDS encoding LLM class flavin-dependent oxidoreductase has product MKKRTVKLGVFLAGTGHHVASWRHPNANPKANMSIDYFKGLAQTAEKGLFDLLFLADSLSVAKDSHPNILTRFEPLTLLSYLASATSNIGLVSTASTTYEEPFNVARKFASLDHITSGRAGWNVVTTSLASTAVNFNKSEHLEHGLRYKRATEFVEVTKKLWDSWEDDTLVIDKETGQFIDESKFHEINHQGEFFNVKGPLNISRSPQGHPVIVQAGSSGAGQLLAAKHAEIVFTAQENKEDAVSFYHELKGQLAAFNREKSSLSIMPGLFPIVGQTEKEAQEKYEALQELIIPEIGLAVMGRYFGNVDFSNIPLDTPFADISLPEHVDGIQSKYDLIVKRAINENLTLRQTYQWVAGSRGHHIAIGTPTQIADKIEDWVNGNAADGFNIMPALLPDSLTDFVELVVPELQSKGIFRTKYESNTLRGNLGLDKPANQYSHKF; this is encoded by the coding sequence ATGAAAAAGAGAACAGTAAAACTTGGTGTATTTTTGGCCGGAACAGGACATCACGTTGCTTCCTGGAGACACCCTAACGCCAATCCGAAAGCTAATATGAGCATCGATTATTTTAAAGGGCTGGCCCAGACTGCCGAAAAAGGTTTATTCGATTTATTATTCTTGGCAGATAGTTTGTCAGTTGCAAAGGACTCGCATCCTAATATTCTGACTCGGTTCGAGCCATTGACCTTGTTATCTTATCTAGCCTCGGCGACTTCCAATATTGGTTTGGTTTCAACGGCCTCCACCACCTACGAAGAACCCTTTAATGTTGCCAGGAAATTTGCTTCTTTAGACCATATTACCTCCGGCCGCGCTGGATGGAACGTAGTCACAACGTCCCTTGCCTCCACTGCAGTGAACTTCAATAAATCAGAACATTTAGAACATGGTCTCCGTTATAAAAGGGCGACTGAATTTGTTGAAGTTACCAAGAAATTGTGGGACTCATGGGAAGACGATACATTGGTCATCGATAAAGAAACAGGCCAATTCATTGATGAAAGCAAGTTTCATGAAATCAATCATCAAGGAGAATTTTTCAATGTAAAAGGACCATTAAATATTTCCCGCTCCCCCCAGGGGCATCCGGTCATTGTACAAGCAGGCTCTTCTGGCGCTGGGCAATTGCTTGCAGCAAAGCACGCGGAGATTGTCTTTACTGCCCAGGAGAACAAGGAGGACGCGGTTTCATTTTACCATGAGTTAAAAGGGCAATTGGCCGCTTTTAATCGGGAGAAAAGCAGCTTGAGCATCATGCCAGGTTTGTTCCCGATTGTAGGACAGACCGAGAAGGAAGCCCAAGAAAAGTACGAGGCATTGCAGGAGCTGATCATTCCCGAAATAGGATTGGCTGTTATGGGAAGGTATTTTGGAAATGTGGATTTTTCGAACATCCCTTTGGATACACCGTTTGCTGATATTTCGCTACCAGAACATGTAGATGGCATCCAAAGTAAATATGATTTGATCGTTAAACGGGCGATCAATGAAAATTTGACGTTACGTCAGACATATCAGTGGGTTGCTGGATCACGTGGACATCATATCGCCATTGGAACACCAACGCAGATTGCGGATAAGATTGAAGATTGGGTGAATGGAAATGCGGCTGACGGCTTTAATATCATGCCAGCCCTCTTGCCTGATTCTTTAACGGATTTTGTAGAACTTGTTGTCCCTGAACTGCAATCGAAGGGAATTTTCCGTACGAAATATGAAAGTAACACATTACGAGGGAATCTTGGCCTGGATAAACCGGCCAACCAATATTCCCATAAGTTTTAA
- a CDS encoding GNAT family N-acetyltransferase → MSQIFREVRVEDVDKFLQLTLDAYASIRELDIHFSAATATREEAIKHISENKVFVLEENGTFISTVSIRLPWGPNPGPLVLPHIGWFATNPAYKRQGIGKKVLSWLEEEILKKQLRAPAVTLGTADNHPWLKEMYEKSGFEEIGQKDLGKGHLTIYLRKILQPGQYQAWTEKHNQTI, encoded by the coding sequence ATGAGTCAAATATTTCGTGAAGTACGTGTAGAAGATGTGGATAAATTCCTCCAATTAACATTGGATGCTTATGCGAGTATAAGAGAGTTGGATATTCACTTCTCTGCGGCAACGGCCACTAGAGAGGAAGCGATTAAGCATATATCCGAAAATAAGGTGTTTGTTCTGGAGGAAAATGGGACATTTATTTCGACCGTATCGATCCGGTTACCTTGGGGCCCTAATCCTGGACCGCTCGTATTGCCACACATAGGCTGGTTCGCTACAAACCCTGCATATAAGCGTCAAGGCATAGGGAAAAAAGTGCTGTCATGGCTCGAAGAAGAAATTTTGAAGAAGCAGCTGAGAGCCCCCGCGGTTACGCTCGGAACCGCGGATAATCATCCATGGCTAAAGGAAATGTACGAAAAAAGTGGGTTTGAAGAGATCGGGCAAAAAGATTTAGGCAAAGGTCATCTCACAATATATTTGAGGAAAATCTTGCAGCCAGGACAATATCAAGCTTGGACTGAAAAACATAATCAAACCATTTAA
- a CDS encoding amino acid ABC transporter substrate-binding protein, whose protein sequence is MKKILSLGLSLLFILVLAACGSSKQENAAKDSEQKTIKVGSTGQSYPNGYQEDGKLIGFDVELTELIAKNLGYKVEWVTSDFSGIMGQLGSGKLDTVANAVAITPERQEQFNFTEPYSYYGAQIVSSTKNDDIKSLADLKGKTVSGVLGSNNVANLEKYDKNGDIKIRTYETRDGAMQDAINNRVDGYINSRPILVAEIKKNDLPLKLVGDPVAYENVGYPFPKTEKGKKLNDEFTTEIKKLKEDGTLAKLSNKYFGEDITTNSGE, encoded by the coding sequence ATGAAAAAAATTCTTTCCCTTGGACTCTCTTTACTTTTCATATTAGTACTTGCAGCATGTGGCAGTTCAAAACAAGAGAATGCTGCCAAAGATTCCGAACAAAAAACAATTAAAGTGGGGTCCACTGGCCAAAGCTATCCAAATGGTTATCAAGAGGATGGTAAATTAATAGGTTTTGACGTTGAACTTACAGAACTCATCGCCAAGAATTTAGGATACAAGGTAGAGTGGGTCACTTCTGATTTCAGTGGGATAATGGGGCAATTGGGATCAGGTAAATTGGACACCGTTGCGAATGCCGTTGCTATAACACCAGAACGCCAAGAGCAATTTAATTTTACAGAGCCGTATAGTTATTATGGTGCACAAATTGTATCAAGCACAAAAAACGATGATATTAAGAGTTTGGCTGATCTTAAAGGCAAAACCGTTTCCGGTGTGCTTGGGTCTAATAACGTCGCAAACCTAGAAAAATATGATAAGAACGGCGATATCAAAATACGAACCTATGAAACCCGGGATGGCGCGATGCAAGATGCCATTAACAACCGTGTAGATGGATATATCAATTCCCGCCCAATCCTGGTTGCAGAAATAAAGAAAAATGATCTTCCGTTAAAACTAGTTGGTGATCCAGTGGCCTATGAAAATGTAGGGTATCCATTTCCCAAAACAGAAAAAGGCAAAAAATTAAATGATGAATTCACGACAGAAATCAAAAAACTTAAAGAAGATGGTACATTAGCGAAGCTGTCCAATAAATATTTTGGTGAAGATATCACCACGAATTCCGGCGAATAA
- a CDS encoding amino acid ABC transporter permease — MNFDLQYMLEISLQIAKFIPITLVLAIISMALAIIIGLAVALIRNSNIFGITQLAGLYISLFRGMPTLVQLFIIYYGLPQLFPSLSTMEAMTAAIIGFSLKESSYLAEIFRAGLNSVDKGQMEAGLATGMKRVQIYSRIILPQAALNALPATGNTFISLIKETSLAFTLGITELFAEGKIIASANMRFFETYLVVGLIYWLLVILYSWIQQYLEIGLSKPLRR; from the coding sequence ATGAATTTTGATTTACAATATATGTTGGAAATTTCCCTGCAAATCGCGAAATTTATTCCAATCACTCTGGTTTTAGCCATCATTTCGATGGCTTTAGCCATTATTATCGGACTTGCAGTAGCCTTAATAAGGAATAGCAATATTTTTGGAATCACCCAATTGGCAGGCTTATATATCTCCTTATTCCGAGGAATGCCAACATTGGTACAATTATTCATCATTTATTACGGTTTACCACAGTTATTCCCATCGTTGTCTACGATGGAAGCAATGACAGCGGCGATCATTGGATTCAGTTTGAAAGAATCCTCTTATTTGGCAGAAATCTTCCGAGCCGGATTGAATTCCGTGGACAAAGGGCAGATGGAAGCGGGCCTTGCAACCGGCATGAAAAGAGTGCAGATTTACTCGCGAATCATATTACCACAGGCTGCTTTAAATGCATTGCCAGCAACAGGGAATACATTCATATCTTTGATTAAAGAAACATCCCTTGCCTTTACATTAGGAATTACGGAACTATTTGCAGAGGGAAAAATTATTGCATCCGCTAACATGCGCTTTTTCGAGACGTATTTGGTGGTTGGCTTGATTTACTGGCTATTGGTTATTCTTTATTCTTGGATACAACAATACCTGGAAATTGGGCTCAGCAAACCACTTAGAAGGTGA
- a CDS encoding amino acid ABC transporter ATP-binding protein, protein MIKVRNLSKYFGDKQVLNDINLDIRTGEVVAIIGPSGSGKSTLLRCLNLLEKPNSGTIEIKDVKLDTQKYKEKDAYQLRQQTAMVFQHYNLFKNKTALKNVIEALLVSKKMKKEEAIQIGMDLLKRVGLETQAKQYPVTLSGGQQQRVSIARALAVKPHAILFDEPTSALDPELVNEVLQVIRELAKEDTTMVIVTHEMQFAKEVADHVIFMADGHIIEQGTPEQVIEHSLNPRTQRFLRQMGDETDGPARQKRK, encoded by the coding sequence ATGATAAAAGTAAGAAACTTATCTAAATATTTTGGTGATAAACAAGTATTGAACGATATTAACTTGGATATTAGAACCGGGGAAGTTGTCGCCATCATCGGCCCTTCAGGTTCTGGAAAATCAACGTTATTACGCTGCCTGAACCTGTTGGAAAAGCCCAACAGCGGCACCATCGAAATCAAGGATGTAAAATTGGACACCCAAAAATATAAAGAGAAAGACGCGTACCAATTAAGGCAGCAAACAGCGATGGTATTCCAACACTATAACCTTTTTAAAAATAAAACGGCCCTAAAAAACGTGATTGAAGCTTTGCTTGTCAGCAAAAAGATGAAAAAGGAAGAAGCCATTCAAATCGGCATGGATTTATTGAAACGGGTTGGCTTGGAAACACAAGCCAAACAATACCCCGTTACCTTATCCGGCGGACAACAGCAGCGTGTCAGCATCGCTAGAGCATTAGCTGTGAAACCACATGCCATTTTATTCGATGAACCTACCTCCGCTCTAGATCCCGAATTGGTTAATGAGGTTTTACAAGTAATACGGGAGTTAGCGAAAGAGGATACCACAATGGTGATCGTGACGCACGAAATGCAATTTGCGAAGGAAGTTGCTGACCATGTCATATTCATGGCAGACGGACATATTATCGAACAAGGCACCCCAGAACAAGTAATTGAGCATTCCCTTAATCCGCGAACTCAACGTTTTTTACGGCAAATGGGAGATGAAACGGACGGACCTGCCAGGCAAAAAAGGAAGTGA
- a CDS encoding MmgE/PrpD family protein: MNTERLSEMIYHSNPLVNEEVLQAAIEGLLDYLAVSYQTKSEKEMTILKQIILEEGGNGTSYLIGSHMHATRSQAALFNGFQAHLLDYDDVHSDVRGHPSAVILSALLAVGEPEMTGKRFLAAYVVGVEIMARFGEAMNPYHYTKGWHNTATLGVIAAAGAVAYLREYSPRLIAETMSLAATQSAGLRLQFGTVVKPLHVGIAAKNAVDSADWIRMGLHSNPDFLNDKNGFFQVYAENGVHDLTVNWGKTWRIVTPGLWFKQYPFCSAAVHGADAAVFLHKTYDLSEEDIESVSVCFPPNGDSALIHHNPSTGEEGRFSIEYIVWLALTGKPLTFASFESKPIPHSWRESFQKVNRETDATIKPSKAALPVGRFTIVTVTTTSGDVLSKRIDTPKGSPGNPLTKPQLIEKLHKAIGDEVETEKIIAAVHALNHTSLGVLQEADFRS; the protein is encoded by the coding sequence ATGAACACGGAAAGGTTATCTGAAATGATTTATCATTCCAATCCGTTGGTAAATGAAGAAGTATTACAGGCTGCAATCGAAGGGCTTCTTGATTATCTTGCTGTTTCCTATCAAACGAAATCCGAAAAGGAAATGACGATTTTAAAGCAAATCATTTTGGAAGAAGGCGGAAATGGGACGAGTTACTTGATTGGAAGTCACATGCATGCAACAAGATCCCAAGCAGCACTCTTCAATGGCTTTCAAGCTCATTTACTGGATTATGATGATGTACATTCAGATGTACGAGGTCATCCAAGCGCAGTCATTTTGTCTGCATTGTTAGCAGTTGGAGAGCCTGAAATGACCGGGAAACGTTTTTTAGCTGCCTACGTGGTAGGTGTGGAAATCATGGCTCGGTTTGGGGAAGCTATGAATCCCTATCATTATACGAAAGGCTGGCATAATACGGCTACACTTGGCGTAATAGCTGCAGCTGGTGCGGTTGCATATTTACGGGAGTACTCACCACGCTTAATAGCTGAAACCATGAGTCTTGCCGCTACCCAATCGGCAGGTTTACGACTCCAATTTGGCACTGTAGTAAAGCCGCTCCATGTAGGGATTGCCGCTAAAAACGCTGTGGATTCCGCAGATTGGATTCGGATGGGATTACATAGCAATCCCGACTTTTTGAATGATAAGAATGGTTTCTTTCAGGTATATGCAGAAAATGGAGTTCACGATTTGACGGTAAATTGGGGAAAGACATGGCGAATCGTAACACCAGGATTATGGTTTAAACAATATCCTTTTTGTTCTGCTGCGGTACATGGCGCTGATGCAGCTGTCTTTTTACATAAGACGTACGATTTGTCGGAAGAAGATATTGAATCGGTGAGTGTTTGCTTTCCTCCAAATGGTGATTCCGCTTTGATTCACCATAATCCTTCGACTGGTGAAGAAGGAAGATTTTCGATTGAGTATATTGTATGGCTCGCGCTTACAGGCAAACCCCTGACCTTTGCTTCTTTTGAATCGAAACCTATTCCCCATTCATGGAGAGAATCCTTTCAAAAAGTAAATAGAGAGACGGATGCAACGATCAAGCCTTCCAAAGCAGCACTCCCAGTGGGACGATTTACAATTGTGACCGTGACCACAACGAGTGGGGATGTACTATCGAAACGCATCGATACACCTAAAGGAAGTCCCGGAAATCCATTAACAAAACCCCAGCTAATAGAAAAGTTGCATAAAGCCATAGGAGATGAAGTAGAGACAGAGAAAATAATAGCAGCTGTCCATGCACTGAATCACACATCACTTGGCGTCCTTCAAGAAGCTGACTTTAGAAGCTGA
- the gltD gene encoding glutamate synthase small subunit, producing the protein MGKATGFMDYPREKPKDRNPLTRLSDWREYTAPFSDEKLSTQGARCMDCATPFCHMGMELNRVTTGCPIHNLIPEWNDLVYRGRWKEALDRLSKTNNFPEFTGRVCPAPCEGSCTVAISDPAVTIKNIERTIIDKGFENGWITPRIPESRTGKKIAIIGSGPAGLASADQLNQSGHSVTVYERSDRAGGLLTYGIPNMKLEKDVVARRIKLLTQEGIDFITNTEVGKDITAEELQNQYDAVILCTGAQKQRDLVIEGREASGIHLAMDYLTTSTKSLLDSNFEDGKFIDTKGKDVIVIGGGDTGADCVATALRQECKSVVQFGKHPILPTARTSDNMWPAYPNVFSLDYAYEEAEAKFGADPRQYSIQTKKIVADENGNVKELHTISMEKVKGEDGMYIFREVPGTEKVWPAQFVFIAIGFEGTEMPLLTQFGVETVNQKIDAVYGEYKTNVEGVFAAGDARRGQSLIVWAINEGREVAREVDRYLMGATVLP; encoded by the coding sequence ATGGGAAAAGCAACAGGATTTATGGATTACCCTCGAGAAAAACCAAAAGACCGGAATCCTCTCACTCGTTTAAGTGACTGGAGAGAATATACAGCTCCTTTCTCTGATGAAAAGTTAAGTACACAGGGAGCGCGGTGTATGGACTGCGCCACCCCTTTCTGCCATATGGGCATGGAGTTGAACCGGGTGACAACAGGCTGTCCGATTCATAATCTGATCCCGGAGTGGAATGATTTGGTGTACCGCGGCAGATGGAAAGAAGCATTGGACCGTTTATCGAAAACGAATAATTTCCCTGAATTCACCGGGCGCGTCTGCCCGGCCCCTTGTGAAGGGTCTTGTACGGTAGCGATAAGCGATCCTGCCGTTACCATCAAGAACATTGAAAGGACCATCATCGACAAAGGATTTGAAAATGGCTGGATCACGCCTCGCATCCCTGAAAGCAGGACCGGCAAGAAAATTGCCATCATCGGTTCAGGACCGGCTGGATTGGCGAGTGCCGACCAGTTGAATCAATCAGGTCATTCGGTCACGGTTTATGAGCGCTCAGACCGTGCAGGGGGGCTGTTGACATACGGCATCCCGAACATGAAACTTGAAAAAGATGTCGTTGCACGCCGAATTAAATTATTGACTCAGGAAGGCATCGATTTCATTACCAATACAGAAGTAGGCAAAGATATAACAGCCGAAGAACTGCAAAATCAATATGATGCAGTCATCCTTTGCACAGGTGCCCAAAAGCAGCGTGACCTGGTCATTGAAGGACGCGAGGCATCAGGCATTCACCTTGCAATGGACTACTTGACGACTTCGACTAAAAGCCTGTTGGACTCCAATTTTGAAGACGGCAAGTTTATAGACACAAAGGGGAAGGACGTCATCGTCATCGGCGGCGGGGATACAGGAGCTGACTGTGTCGCAACTGCCCTTCGCCAGGAATGTAAGAGCGTCGTGCAATTCGGGAAGCATCCAATCCTTCCGACGGCCCGTACATCTGATAATATGTGGCCAGCCTACCCGAATGTATTTTCCCTTGATTATGCGTATGAAGAAGCGGAAGCGAAATTCGGTGCAGATCCGCGTCAATATTCAATCCAAACAAAAAAAATCGTAGCCGATGAAAATGGCAACGTTAAAGAACTGCACACAATCTCAATGGAAAAAGTCAAAGGCGAAGACGGAATGTACATTTTCAGGGAAGTTCCAGGAACTGAAAAAGTATGGCCTGCACAATTCGTTTTCATCGCAATCGGATTTGAAGGAACCGAAATGCCGCTATTAACTCAATTTGGCGTAGAAACAGTAAACCAAAAAATTGATGCCGTTTATGGCGAATACAAAACGAATGTCGAAGGGGTTTTCGCTGCCGGAGATGCAAGGAGAGGGCAAAGCCTCATCGTTTGGGCAATCAATGAAGGCCGTGAAGTAGCGCGAGAAGTGGACCGCTACTTGATGGGCGCAACGGTATTGCCTTAA